The Methyloceanibacter sp. wino2 nucleotide sequence GCGGAAGTCTCGCCGGCGTTCCGTCTGCGGGCCAGCTCGGCATGGGTGCGATGGCCGGCGGCACCGATGCGGCGATGCGCAGCTTCCTGGCATACCGCCAGACCGAAGAATCCTCCGCCGACCAAGCCGCCATGACGTTTCTGAACGCGACGCGCCAATCGGGACGCGGCATGATCGAGACCTTCGACGTGCTGGCCGACAAGATGCGGGGCATTCAGGGGATCAATCCTTACCTGATGACCCACCCACTCCCGCAGACGCGTATCTCGCAACTTCGGACCCTGGTGGAACAGAGCCCCTACTACGACGTCAAAGATCCGCCGGAGCTTCAATACCGGCACGACCTCATGCGCGCCAAGCTGTCCGGCTTCCTGGAGAAGCCCGAAGCGTCCCTGAACCGCTACAAGGACGACGATACGCTGGCGGCCACCTATGCCCGCGCGATCGCGACCTATCGGAAGTCGGGCGTTGACGCCGCCATGCCGTATCTCAATGAGCTGATCGAGGCCCAGCCGCGATGGCCGTATTTCTATGAGACCAAAGGCCAGTTTCTGTTCGAAAGCGGCCGAGGCCGGGAAGCAATCGAGCCTTTGCGGAAGGCCGTGGAGCTCGCCCCCCACGAGGCGCTGATTCAGATCATGCTGGCGCAAGCCATGCTCAGCACAGAAGACAAGCGCTATCTCGACGAGGTCATCCGCAACCTGAAGAAAGCCTTGGTGCAGGAACCGCAATCGGCTATGGGCTACCGTCAACTTGCGATGGCGTACGGTCGCAAGGGCGATCAAGCTCAGGCTTCCGGCGCGCGGCAAAACTTCCTGGCCCGTGCCTCGCTTGCGTCTGCGGAGGCCTATTTCTATGAAGGACGCCTGCGCGAGGCCCAGATGATGGCCAAGAGGGCACAAGACGGTTTACCGGGCGGCACGCCGCAATGGCTGCGCGCCCAAGACATTCTCGATTTCAAAATGCCCGAACGCAAAAAATGATGCGTAGGGCCCACGCAAACTTTCGGAGACCTCAGTATGACCTTTAAGACTGGCCTGGCCACCGCCCTCGTCGCAGCGGTCGTCGCCGCTATTGTGAGCGCCGCCACCGTCCTTGTCGTTTGGCGCGACAGCACCGCGACCGCCAGTCTCTCGGGCGGCATCTCCGACAAGAAGGCCATCGAAGACGTCGTCCAAGAGTATCTCACGAAGAACCCAGAGATCCTCGTCGCCATGACGACCGAACTCGACCGGCGCCAGCAGGAGGAGCAGGATCAGCAGCAGAACAAGGCCATCAGTGAGAACGCCGACGCTCTGTTCCGCTCGGACAAGTCCTTCACGGCCGGCGACCCCGATGGAGACGTCACCGTGGTCGAGTTCTTCGACTACAATTGCGGCTATTGCCGCCGTGCGATGCCGGACGTGATGAAGCTGACGGACAACGACGACAAGGTCCGCGTCGTCTTCAAGGAACTCCCCATCTTCGGCGGGGACTCCGAGGATGCAGCCAAGGGCGCCCTCGCCGCCAAGATGCAGGGCAAATATCTCGAGATGCACCAGAAGCTCTTCAGCGAGCCGGGCAAGGCCAACAAGGAGAAGGTTCTGCGGATCGCCAACGAACTCGGGCTCGACGTGCCTCAGCTCGAGAAGGACATGGAGGGCCAGGAGGTCGCGGACGGCCTCGCCGAAGCCTATGCGCTGGCGCAGAGTCTCGGACTCCAGGGCACCCCGCTCTACCTGATCGGAGACCGCACTATTCCGGGCGCGCCGGACGATCTGTATGACCAGCTGGTCGAGAACGTCGAGGTCATCCGCAAAGAGGGCTGCAAGACCAGCTGCTGACATCTGATCTGAGGCCAGGCACGGGTCCCCGAGGCGCTCAAGCGCCTATCGGGGGCTCAACGGTTTTTGCTCAAGTTCCAAAAAGCTGATAAACGGCCCGCTGCCGCACTGCATTTCGCCAATTTCGCGCGCGGCTCTGTCTGAATCTACAGGCCGGGGCGCGTAAGCCCTGGATCGCCCACCGGGAATTCACCATGGCCAAGCCGATCTACATCCTGAATGGCCCGAACCTGAACCTGCTGGGGACTCGCGAACCGGAGGTCTACGGAACCGAGACCCTGGCCGATC carries:
- a CDS encoding DsbA family protein, whose protein sequence is MTFKTGLATALVAAVVAAIVSAATVLVVWRDSTATASLSGGISDKKAIEDVVQEYLTKNPEILVAMTTELDRRQQEEQDQQQNKAISENADALFRSDKSFTAGDPDGDVTVVEFFDYNCGYCRRAMPDVMKLTDNDDKVRVVFKELPIFGGDSEDAAKGALAAKMQGKYLEMHQKLFSEPGKANKEKVLRIANELGLDVPQLEKDMEGQEVADGLAEAYALAQSLGLQGTPLYLIGDRTIPGAPDDLYDQLVENVEVIRKEGCKTSC
- a CDS encoding M48 family metalloprotease; this encodes MSRLALTATLVAGLVAPSVANAGGIIRDAETEALIREYAGPIFRAAGLGSQNIKIHLVNDKNFNAFVVDGHNMFMHAGTLMISDTPNQVIGVIAHETGHITGGHLARLRSQVSQMKSTAMALQILGLAAAIGGSLAGVPSAGQLGMGAMAGGTDAAMRSFLAYRQTEESSADQAAMTFLNATRQSGRGMIETFDVLADKMRGIQGINPYLMTHPLPQTRISQLRTLVEQSPYYDVKDPPELQYRHDLMRAKLSGFLEKPEASLNRYKDDDTLAATYARAIATYRKSGVDAAMPYLNELIEAQPRWPYFYETKGQFLFESGRGREAIEPLRKAVELAPHEALIQIMLAQAMLSTEDKRYLDEVIRNLKKALVQEPQSAMGYRQLAMAYGRKGDQAQASGARQNFLARASLASAEAYFYEGRLREAQMMAKRAQDGLPGGTPQWLRAQDILDFKMPERKK